A stretch of the Lactuca sativa cultivar Salinas chromosome 9, Lsat_Salinas_v11, whole genome shotgun sequence genome encodes the following:
- the LOC111886411 gene encoding probable F-box protein At2g36090 isoform X2, with amino-acid sequence MGTLSSDLFYDILRRLDGATLASASCACAAFSSMSKEERLWEDVCSSMWPSTKRDDVKNLILSIGGFKKFYGDCFPLIVNKEVPEFRWSDYPEYTEELTEAEYYGDFDEFENVSPSDFVSMVDIKYKDKIICSKVIWGIPNANGFDGWFSNCPFRIDLFDFTGQGDDHTGGVTLSVTDGLPVVTSMERERKDGKLWKQLCDGIRLSWIVVNTKVKQAANLSSWSPLTGQRHWPTDKDFMLRFGSILPAKDILPCQMVECILAMKFQVTGGAHTTLKLTELCMQLEDMEGAHVNGRNSLLVLKQGLRCDRSKNYSLALESCYLYSKAQSEIKEEKLRYESWLDRLWIFGGITTFFAFLCCYFM; translated from the exons ATGGGCACATTAAGCAGTGATCTCTTCTATGACATACTAAGACGCCTCGATGGTGCGACCCTAGCAAGCGCATCATGTGCATGTGCAGCATTTAGTTCCATGTCAAAAGAAGAAAGGTTATGGGAAGATGTATGTTCTTCAATGTGGCCTTCAACAAAAAGAGATGATGTCAAAAACCTGATATTATCAATTGGAGGGTTTAAAAAATTCTATGGAGATTGTTTCCCTCTTATTGTAAACAAGGAGGTTCCCGAGTTTAGATGGAGTGATTATCCCGAGTATACCGAAGAACTAACTGAAGCCGAATATTATGGGGATTTTGATGAGTTTGAAAATGTTTCGCCTTCTGATTTTGTTTCGATGGTGGATATTAAATATAAAGATAAAATAATCTGCTCGAAGGTTATTTGGGGCATACCGAATGCAAATGGTTTTGATGGTTGGTTTTCTAATTGTCCGTTCCGGATCGATTTGTTTGACTTCACGGGTCAAGGCGATGACCACACGG GTGGAGTTACTCTTTCTGTTACGGATGGATTGCCTGTGGTAACCTCAATGGAAAGAGAGAGAAAAGACGGGAAACTTTGGAAACAGCTTTGCGATGGAATCAGGCTGAGTTGGATAGTGGTCAACACAAAAGTCAAACAAGCAGCCAATTTATCAAGCTGGAGTCCGTTGACCGGTCAAAGACACTGGCCCACAGACAAAGATTTCATGCTCAGATTCGGGTCGATCCTCCCAGCCAAAGACATTCTTCCATGTCAGATGGTGGAATGCATCCTCGCCATGAAGTTTCAGGTGACCGGTGGGGCCCACACGACCCTGAAACTGACCGAACTTTGTATGCAGTTAGAAGACATGGAAGGTGCGCATGTTAATGGGAGGAACAGTTTGCTTGTGCTTAAACAAGGGTTGAGGTGTGATAGAAGCAAGAATTATAGCTTGGCGCTTGAGTCTTGTTATTTGTATTCCAAAGCTCAGAGTGAGATTAAAGAAGAAAAGCTGCGATATGAAAGTTGGTTGGATCGATTGTGGATTTTTGGTGGCATCACCACGTTTTTCGCCTTCTTATGTTGCTATTTCATGTGA
- the LOC111886411 gene encoding probable F-box protein At2g36090 isoform X1: MSVAQIENMGTLSSDLFYDILRRLDGATLASASCACAAFSSMSKEERLWEDVCSSMWPSTKRDDVKNLILSIGGFKKFYGDCFPLIVNKEVPEFRWSDYPEYTEELTEAEYYGDFDEFENVSPSDFVSMVDIKYKDKIICSKVIWGIPNANGFDGWFSNCPFRIDLFDFTGQGDDHTGGVTLSVTDGLPVVTSMERERKDGKLWKQLCDGIRLSWIVVNTKVKQAANLSSWSPLTGQRHWPTDKDFMLRFGSILPAKDILPCQMVECILAMKFQVTGGAHTTLKLTELCMQLEDMEGAHVNGRNSLLVLKQGLRCDRSKNYSLALESCYLYSKAQSEIKEEKLRYESWLDRLWIFGGITTFFAFLCCYFM; encoded by the exons ATGTCAGTGGCACAAATTGAAAATATGGGCACATTAAGCAGTGATCTCTTCTATGACATACTAAGACGCCTCGATGGTGCGACCCTAGCAAGCGCATCATGTGCATGTGCAGCATTTAGTTCCATGTCAAAAGAAGAAAGGTTATGGGAAGATGTATGTTCTTCAATGTGGCCTTCAACAAAAAGAGATGATGTCAAAAACCTGATATTATCAATTGGAGGGTTTAAAAAATTCTATGGAGATTGTTTCCCTCTTATTGTAAACAAGGAGGTTCCCGAGTTTAGATGGAGTGATTATCCCGAGTATACCGAAGAACTAACTGAAGCCGAATATTATGGGGATTTTGATGAGTTTGAAAATGTTTCGCCTTCTGATTTTGTTTCGATGGTGGATATTAAATATAAAGATAAAATAATCTGCTCGAAGGTTATTTGGGGCATACCGAATGCAAATGGTTTTGATGGTTGGTTTTCTAATTGTCCGTTCCGGATCGATTTGTTTGACTTCACGGGTCAAGGCGATGACCACACGG GTGGAGTTACTCTTTCTGTTACGGATGGATTGCCTGTGGTAACCTCAATGGAAAGAGAGAGAAAAGACGGGAAACTTTGGAAACAGCTTTGCGATGGAATCAGGCTGAGTTGGATAGTGGTCAACACAAAAGTCAAACAAGCAGCCAATTTATCAAGCTGGAGTCCGTTGACCGGTCAAAGACACTGGCCCACAGACAAAGATTTCATGCTCAGATTCGGGTCGATCCTCCCAGCCAAAGACATTCTTCCATGTCAGATGGTGGAATGCATCCTCGCCATGAAGTTTCAGGTGACCGGTGGGGCCCACACGACCCTGAAACTGACCGAACTTTGTATGCAGTTAGAAGACATGGAAGGTGCGCATGTTAATGGGAGGAACAGTTTGCTTGTGCTTAAACAAGGGTTGAGGTGTGATAGAAGCAAGAATTATAGCTTGGCGCTTGAGTCTTGTTATTTGTATTCCAAAGCTCAGAGTGAGATTAAAGAAGAAAAGCTGCGATATGAAAGTTGGTTGGATCGATTGTGGATTTTTGGTGGCATCACCACGTTTTTCGCCTTCTTATGTTGCTATTTCATGTGA